The Coffea arabica cultivar ET-39 chromosome 8e, Coffea Arabica ET-39 HiFi, whole genome shotgun sequence genome window below encodes:
- the LOC113704807 gene encoding uncharacterized protein encodes MDNSWNNWGSSSNNADDDDDDWQLIQWATVILFNPVAERLAGYILPLPCRNSMLSGRAYVAEVINGHPARVLENCRITVDSFMRLCDILVSGGYVPQNPQKRVLIEEAVCMTLVMLSHNHRMRCLAERFQHSPETICRNIHEVLRGLCELGKILIRPRGQNEVHPKIYTDRRFAQWFTNAVGALDGTHVPAHPPPGQQTAYTNRHGQATQNVLAICDFDMRFSYIYAGWEGSAHDARVLDGALTGPTHFPMPPPGKYYLVDSAYRNVPGFLAPYRGTPRQPAQGRRGCSSPKQLFNTHHSSLRNVIERCFGVLKRRFTILRGPVPNFYMSTQINVVIACCTLHNFIRDELPDDDIFNDHEQEMDIEGEGGVPPMPEIQPLSASQEEVNEWHEMRDAMANGMWNAYRSARRR; translated from the exons ATGGATAACAGTTGGAATAATTGGGGATCATCTTCGAATAATGCTGATGATGATGACGACGACTGGCAACTCATCCAATGGGCGACGGTTATTCTATTCAACCCTGTGGCTGAACGTCTAGCAGGATATATATTGCCTCTACCGTGCAGAAATAGCATGTTATCTGGCCGGGCGTATGTGGCCGAAGTGATTAATGGTCATCCTGCAAGAGTACTTGAGAACTGTAGAATAACGGTGGATAGCTTCATGCGCTTATGTGACATTCTTGTGAGTGGAGGATATGTACCGCAAAATCCCCAGAAAAGAGTCCTCATAGAGGAAGCAGTGTGCATGACATTAGTTATGTTAAGCCACAATCATCGAATGCGGTGCCTGGCTGAACGATTCCAACATTCCCCGGAGACCATCTGCCGAAACATTCATGAGGTGTTACGGGGGCTTTGTGAGTTGGGAAAAATTCTCATTCGTCCAAGAGGACAGAACGAAGTGCATCCTAAGATTTACACTGATCGGAGATTTGCCCAGTGGTTTACG AATGCTGTAGGTGCATTAGATGGTACACATGTTCCAGCACATCCGCCACCTGGACAGCAAACGGCGTACACGAATAGGCATGGACAAGCAACTCAAAATGTACTAGCCATTTGTGATTTTGATATGCGCTTTTCATATATTTATGCTGGTTGGGAAGGAAGCGCCCATGATGCACGTGTCTTGGACGGAGCACTAACAGGACCTACACATTTTCCGATGCCCCCTCCAG GAAAATACTACCTTGTGGACTCGGCATATAGAAATGTTCCTGGATTTCTTGCACCTTATCGTGGAACACCTCGACAACCTGCACAGGGTCGGCGTGGGTGTTCCTCCCCGAAGCAACTTTTCAATACTCATCACTCATCACTTAGAAATGTAATTGAGAGATGCTTTGGGGTGCTTAAAAGGAGATTCACCATCCTACGCGGTCCTGTACCTAATTTTTATATGAGTACACAAATAAATGTGGTGATAGCTTGCTGCACTCTACACAATTTCATACGGGACGAATTACCAGATGATGACATATTCAATGATCATGAGCAAGAGATGGATATCGAAGGAGAAGGTGGGGTCCCACCAATGCCAGAAATTCAACCCCTAAGTGCCTCGCAAGAAGAGGTCAATGAATGGCATGAAATGAGAGATGCAATGGCAAATGGAATGTGGAATGCGTATCGGAGTGCGAGGCGAAGGTGA
- the LOC113703563 gene encoding cytochrome P450 76T24-like has protein sequence MLMDTIVSYLVLYFVIWACFYLLTSNLRSRKSATRLPPGPYSFPIIGNLHQVGQNPHQSYAKLSKTYGPLMSLKLGSKATVVVSSANVAREVLQKYDQMFSGRSVTGAAHTLDHHMVSMVWLPVSSQWRNLRKMCKENIFATQRLDTSQGLRQEKLQELRHYLHRSSVSRKAVNVGDAAFTTSLNLISRTLFSKDFADYDSDSSQELQEIVWRVMKNVGAFTLSDYFPVLRVIDPQGIMRDAKFYFQKLFDIFDDIINERLQVRGTSEAKKNDLLEALLDHSIKNEFEFGRNDLKHLLLDLFVAGADTTSTTVEWAMAELLRSPDKFAKARAELKEIIGQEEVVQESHISRLPYLQAVIKETFRLHPAAPLLVPHKANEDVEINGYIVPKNTQVLINAWASGRDPTTWSDPEIFEPERFLDRDIDARGQHFELIPFGAGRRICPGLPLAYRMVHLMLAAFIHNIDWKLEEGMKPEDLDMDEKFGLSVPKALPLEAIPVKL, from the exons atgctAATGGATACTATAGTGTCTTACCTTGTACTCTATTTTGTCATCTGGGCATGCTTCTATCTGCTGACATCAAATTTAAGGTCCCGAAAATCAGCCACCAGACTTCCTCCGGGGCCCTATTCGTTTCCAATCATCGGTAATCTCCATCAGGTTGGCCAAAATCCTCATCAATCATATGCAAAACTGTCTAAAACTTATGGACCTTTGATGTCTCTTAAGCTAGGAAGCAAAGCAACCGTAGTCGTATCATCTGCAAATGTTGCAAGAGAAGTGCTACAAAAATATGACCAGATGTTTTCGGGCCGATCAGTCACGGGTGCAGCTCATACACTTGATCACCACATGGTGTCTATGGTCTGGCTGCCTGTGTCCAGCCAATGGCGGAACCTTCGCAAGATGTGCAAAGAGAATATCTTTGCAACACAAAGACTCGATACCAGCCAAGGCCTTCGTCAAGAAAAGCTTCAAGAATTACGCCATTATTTGCATAGGTCCAGCGTTAGCAGGAAAGCTGTGAATGTTGGTGATGCAGCCTTCACAACCTCTCTGAACTTAATATCCAGGACTCTATTTTCTAAAGATTTTGCCGACTATGATTCTGATTCGTCTCAAGAACTCCAAGAGATTGTGTGGAGGGTGATGAAAAATGTTGGCGCTTTTACTCTCTCAGATTACTTTCCAGTTCTACGGGTGATTGATCCCCAGGGCATCATGAGGGACGCCAAGTTCTATTTCCAAAAGTTGTTTGATATTTTTGATGATATCATTAATGAACGGCTACAAGTCAGAGGTACATCAGAGGCTAAGAAGAATGATCTGTTGGAAGCACTCTTGGATCATAGCATAAAGAATGAGTTTGAGTTCGGCCGCAATGATCTCAAACATTTGCTTTTG GATCTATTTGTGGCAGGAGCAGACACTACTTCAACCACTGTGGAATGGGCAATGGCAGAGTTACTACGCAGCCCTGATAAGTTTGCTAAAGCTAGAGCGGAGCTCAAGGAAATCATTGGACAGGAGGAAGTAGTCCAAGAATCACATATCTCGAGGCTCCCTTACTTGCAAGCAGTAATCAAAGAAACCTTTCGGCTACACCCTGCAGCACCATTACTTGTTCCTCACAAAGCAAACGAGGATGTAGAAATCAATGGTTACATAGTGCCAAAGAACACACAAGTACTTATCAATGCGTGGGCTTCGGGTAGAGATCCGACAACGTGGTCAGATCCTGAGATTTTTGAGCCAGAGCGATTTTTAGACAGGGACATTGATGCAAGAGGCCAGCATTTCGAGCTCATTCCCTTTGGTGCAGGGAGGAGAATATGTCCAGGATTGCCTCTGGCTTATCGGATGGTACACCTGATGCTAGCTGCTTTCATTCACAACATTGACTGGAAACTTGAAGAGGGAATGAAACCAGAAGATTTGGACATGGATGAAAAATTTGGGTTGTCAGTTCCAAAGGCTTTGCCTCTGGAGGCTATTCCAGTTAAGCTGTGA